A single region of the Streptomyces sp. NBC_00236 genome encodes:
- the rsfS gene encoding ribosome silencing factor yields MTATDRSIELINAAAQAAADRLAHDIIAYDVSDVLSITDAFLLASAPNDRQVKSIVDEIEEQLQKKLGAKPVRREGDRDARWILLDYVDIVIHVQHSEERVFYALERLWKDCPEIPLPEDAVKTRGKAEEHAQLTGGTEGELS; encoded by the coding sequence GTGACCGCCACGGACCGCTCCATCGAGCTCATCAACGCCGCCGCTCAGGCGGCCGCCGACCGGCTCGCGCACGACATCATTGCGTACGACGTCAGCGACGTGCTGTCGATCACGGACGCCTTCCTGCTGGCTTCGGCCCCCAACGACCGCCAGGTCAAGTCGATCGTCGACGAGATCGAGGAGCAGCTTCAGAAGAAGCTCGGCGCCAAGCCGGTCCGCCGTGAGGGCGACCGCGACGCCCGCTGGATCCTCCTCGACTACGTCGACATCGTCATCCACGTCCAGCACAGCGAGGAGCGCGTCTTCTACGCGCTGGAGCGCCTGTGGAAGGACTGCCCCGAGATCCCTCTTCCCGAGGACGCCGTGAAGACCCGCGGCAAGGCCGAGGAGCACGCACAGCTCACCGGCGGCACGGAAGGTGAACTGAGCTGA
- a CDS encoding histidine phosphatase family protein produces MTGSGSGRGRRIVLWRHGQTAWNLERRFQGSTDIELTDEGVEQARRAARLLAGLKPDAIVASDLRRAAATAAELAAITGHAIAHDPGLRETYAGAWQGLTHEEIVGLYGEQYAAWKRGEPVRRGGGELETEVADRAAPVVLAHADKLPDDGTLVVVSHGGTIRTTIGRLLGLEAHHWEGLGGLSNCCWSVLGEGARGWRLLEHNAGTLPEPVLGDDA; encoded by the coding sequence CTGACCGGCAGCGGAAGCGGCAGGGGCCGCAGGATCGTCCTCTGGCGACACGGCCAGACGGCGTGGAACCTGGAGCGCCGGTTCCAGGGCTCCACGGACATCGAGCTCACCGACGAGGGCGTCGAGCAGGCCCGGCGGGCCGCCCGGCTGCTCGCCGGGCTGAAGCCGGACGCGATCGTCGCATCCGATCTGCGGCGGGCCGCGGCCACGGCGGCCGAGCTCGCCGCGATCACCGGGCACGCCATCGCGCACGATCCGGGGCTGCGTGAGACCTATGCGGGCGCCTGGCAGGGCCTCACCCACGAGGAGATCGTGGGGCTGTACGGCGAGCAGTACGCCGCGTGGAAGCGCGGCGAGCCCGTACGGCGCGGCGGCGGTGAGCTGGAGACCGAGGTCGCCGACAGGGCTGCCCCCGTCGTGCTCGCGCATGCCGACAAGCTGCCCGACGACGGCACGCTCGTCGTCGTCAGCCACGGTGGCACCATCCGGACCACCATCGGCCGGCTGCTGGGTCTGGAAGCGCACCACTGGGAAGGGCTCGGCGGGCTCTCCAACTGCTGCTGGTCGGTGCTGGGCGAGGGTGCCCGCGGCTGGCGTCTGCTGGAGCACAACGCCGGCACGCTGCCCGAACCGGTGCTCGGCGACGACGCCTGA
- the nadD gene encoding nicotinate-nucleotide adenylyltransferase, producing the protein MGEQEVPTGRGKRRLGVMGGTFDPIHHGHLVAASEVAAQFHLDEVIFVPTGQPWQKSHKEVSPAEDRYLMTVIATASNPQFSVSRSDVDRKGPTYTIDTLRDLREVHGDADLFFITGADALSQILTWRDADELFSLSHFIGVTRPGHVLTDDGLPEGGVSLVEVPALAISSTDCRARVAQGEPVWYLVPDGVVRYIDKRQLYRGE; encoded by the coding sequence ATGGGAGAGCAGGAAGTGCCTACCGGCCGCGGAAAGCGCCGACTCGGCGTGATGGGCGGGACGTTTGACCCGATCCATCATGGACACCTGGTGGCGGCCAGTGAAGTGGCCGCCCAGTTCCACCTCGACGAGGTGATCTTCGTTCCGACCGGGCAGCCGTGGCAGAAGAGCCACAAGGAGGTCTCCCCGGCCGAGGACCGCTATCTGATGACCGTCATCGCGACGGCGTCCAACCCGCAGTTCTCGGTCAGCCGGAGCGACGTCGACCGCAAGGGCCCGACGTACACGATCGACACCCTGCGGGACCTGCGCGAGGTCCACGGCGACGCGGACCTCTTCTTCATCACGGGCGCCGACGCCCTCTCCCAGATCCTCACCTGGCGGGATGCCGACGAGCTCTTCTCGTTGTCCCACTTCATCGGTGTGACGCGGCCGGGGCACGTGCTCACGGACGACGGGCTGCCTGAGGGGGGCGTCTCCCTCGTGGAGGTTCCCGCACTGGCCATCTCCTCGACGGACTGCCGTGCGAGGGTCGCCCAGGGGGAGCCGGTCTGGTACCTGGTGCCGGACGGCGTGGTCCGCTACATCGACAAGCGCCAGCTGTACCGCGGCGAATGA
- a CDS encoding LCP family protein produces MNDRQNPYDPYYQQPQIVGYDEYGQPVYQQPGQQPYDPYAQQQPQAPHQAQQPQQQAPQAGQGYGYDPYAQQQQPAAPPQQYDPYGTQHHPQPQQPPQQGYGYDGGYGYDTGQQPAAVDTTQQWSIPQQAPAPEAAPAPPQRGPEPEQAAQPETGVPGPRRGDRDYRTEQFSFIEEPDEDSEDVIDWLKFTESRSERREEARRRGHNRMVALIVVAALVVVGGVGYLWSADKLPGVSASDEKSTTATGPQRRDVIVVHLHNTKAGGTSTALLVDNVTTKQGTTVLLPNSLAVSDEDGATTTLGKSVDDDGTSGTRESIDSLLGTEISGTWRLDTPYLENLVDLVGNIEVDTDTAVPDAKKGAAPLVKKGEAQTLSGPMAVAYATYRGPGEAEAKQLMRFGQVMRGVLRKISDDPKAATVTVQTLAQILDPSLPEQDLGASLAKLAEHAKIGDYKTALLPVQDDGTLTEAATESVVKDILGGSFKAPAADAAVRVGIKNATGSDRGTESARIELVNGGYTFVNSGKSDAVTSSEVVYKDAADKKKAAEVAATLGLPASAVKQGKAAGNADVSVVIGKDYKIK; encoded by the coding sequence GTGAACGACCGACAGAATCCGTACGACCCGTACTACCAGCAGCCGCAGATCGTCGGCTACGACGAGTACGGGCAGCCGGTGTACCAGCAGCCCGGACAGCAGCCGTACGACCCGTACGCCCAGCAGCAGCCCCAGGCGCCGCACCAGGCACAGCAGCCCCAGCAGCAGGCGCCGCAGGCCGGTCAGGGGTACGGCTACGACCCGTACGCCCAGCAACAGCAGCCGGCCGCGCCCCCGCAGCAGTACGACCCGTACGGCACCCAGCACCACCCGCAGCCGCAGCAGCCTCCGCAGCAGGGTTACGGCTACGACGGTGGCTACGGTTACGACACGGGCCAGCAGCCCGCCGCGGTCGACACCACCCAGCAGTGGAGCATCCCGCAGCAGGCCCCGGCACCCGAAGCCGCGCCGGCCCCGCCGCAGCGGGGCCCGGAACCGGAGCAGGCCGCGCAGCCCGAGACGGGCGTCCCGGGGCCGCGCAGGGGAGACCGCGACTACCGCACGGAGCAGTTCTCCTTCATCGAGGAGCCCGACGAGGACTCCGAAGACGTCATCGACTGGCTGAAGTTCACCGAGAGCCGCAGCGAACGCCGCGAGGAAGCACGCCGTCGCGGTCACAACCGGATGGTCGCGCTGATCGTCGTCGCCGCCCTCGTCGTGGTCGGCGGCGTCGGCTACCTGTGGTCGGCGGACAAGCTTCCCGGAGTCTCCGCGTCGGACGAGAAGAGCACCACGGCGACCGGCCCGCAGCGGCGGGACGTCATCGTGGTCCACCTCCACAACACCAAGGCCGGCGGCACGTCCACGGCCCTGCTCGTCGACAACGTCACCACCAAGCAGGGCACCACCGTCCTGCTGCCCAACTCGCTGGCCGTCTCCGACGAGGACGGTGCCACCACCACGCTCGGCAAGTCGGTCGACGACGACGGGACGTCCGGAACACGTGAGTCCATCGACTCCCTGCTCGGCACCGAGATCAGCGGCACCTGGCGGCTCGACACCCCGTACCTGGAGAACCTCGTCGACCTGGTCGGCAACATCGAGGTCGACACGGACACGGCTGTTCCCGACGCCAAGAAGGGCGCCGCGCCGCTGGTGAAGAAGGGTGAGGCGCAGACCCTCAGCGGCCCGATGGCCGTCGCGTACGCCACGTACCGCGGTCCCGGCGAGGCCGAGGCCAAGCAGCTGATGCGGTTCGGGCAGGTCATGCGTGGCGTGCTGCGGAAGATCTCCGACGATCCGAAGGCCGCCACGGTCACCGTCCAGACGCTGGCCCAGATCCTCGACCCGTCCCTGCCCGAGCAGGACCTGGGCGCCTCGCTGGCCAAGCTCGCCGAGCACGCCAAGATCGGCGACTACAAGACCGCGCTGCTGCCCGTCCAGGACGACGGCACCCTCACCGAGGCCGCTACGGAGAGTGTGGTCAAGGACATCCTGGGCGGCTCGTTCAAGGCCCCGGCCGCGGACGCGGCGGTGCGGGTCGGCATCAAGAACGCCACGGGCAGCGACCGCGGTACGGAGTCCGCCCGGATCGAGCTGGTCAACGGCGGCTACACCTTCGTCAACAGCGGGAAGTCCGACGCCGTGACCTCCTCCGAGGTCGTCTACAAGGACGCGGCGGACAAGAAGAAGGCGGCCGAGGTCGCCGCGACCCTCGGACTGCCGGCGAGCGCGGTGAAGCAGGGCAAGGCGGCCGGCAACGCCGACGTGTCCGTCGTCATCGGCAAGGACTACAAGATCAAGTAG